One genomic segment of Streptomyces liangshanensis includes these proteins:
- a CDS encoding inositol-3-phosphate synthase yields MHATTGTSPRIGVWMIGARGSVATAATAGAAAISAGSASSDGCVTDLPPFRDASLPALADLVFGGHDIVGVPLPARAGQLAEAGVLPAGILDTVRAPLAAADREIRDGAGREGEPQAAAAARLAADITSFRDRHGLEQVVVVNVSSTEPLPDPDPAFLDLDTLEEALATSTDLLPASSLYAYAAFQAGCAYVNFTPSAGASLPALEQLARRRGVPHAGRDGKTGETLVKSALAPMFTQRALRLRSWSGTNLLGGGDGATLEDPRAARSKTESKQRSLEETVGHAVEGQVHIDNVPEMGEWKTAWDHISFQGFLGVRMSMQFTWVGCDSALAAPLVLDLVRLAALARRRGEAGALPALGFFFKDPAGSREHNLTLQYEALTRWATAEAPETGAAAANSPASTGASR; encoded by the coding sequence ATGCATGCCACGACTGGAACATCCCCCCGGATCGGCGTCTGGATGATCGGCGCCCGAGGCTCGGTCGCCACGGCTGCGACCGCGGGCGCCGCCGCGATCAGCGCGGGCTCTGCCTCCTCCGACGGATGCGTGACGGACCTTCCCCCGTTCCGTGACGCATCGCTCCCGGCCCTCGCCGACCTGGTGTTCGGCGGACACGACATCGTCGGCGTCCCGCTGCCGGCGAGGGCCGGGCAACTCGCGGAGGCGGGCGTGCTGCCCGCCGGGATCCTGGACACGGTACGAGCCCCCCTCGCCGCCGCCGACCGGGAGATCCGCGACGGGGCGGGGCGGGAGGGCGAGCCGCAGGCCGCGGCCGCCGCCCGCCTCGCCGCCGACATCACGTCCTTCCGGGACCGGCACGGCCTCGAACAGGTCGTCGTCGTCAACGTCTCGTCCACCGAACCGCTGCCCGACCCCGACCCGGCCTTCCTCGACCTGGACACCCTGGAGGAGGCGCTGGCCACCAGCACCGACCTCCTGCCGGCCAGCTCCCTCTACGCGTACGCCGCCTTCCAGGCGGGCTGCGCCTACGTCAACTTCACGCCGTCCGCCGGGGCTTCGCTGCCCGCGCTGGAGCAGCTCGCCCGCCGCCGCGGCGTCCCGCACGCGGGGCGCGACGGCAAGACCGGCGAGACGCTCGTCAAGAGCGCGCTCGCCCCGATGTTCACCCAGCGGGCGCTGCGCCTGCGGTCGTGGTCGGGGACGAACCTCCTCGGCGGCGGCGACGGGGCCACGCTGGAGGACCCGCGGGCGGCGCGCAGCAAGACGGAGTCGAAGCAGCGCAGCCTGGAGGAGACCGTGGGGCACGCGGTCGAGGGGCAGGTGCACATCGACAACGTCCCGGAGATGGGGGAGTGGAAGACCGCCTGGGACCACATCTCCTTCCAGGGCTTCCTGGGGGTGCGGATGTCGATGCAGTTCACCTGGGTGGGCTGCGACTCGGCGCTCGCCGCCCCGCTTGTCCTGGACCTGGTCCGCCTCGCGGCGCTGGCCCGGCGGCGGGGGGAGGCGGGGGCGCTGCCCGCGCTCGGCTTCTTCTTCAAGGACCCGGCGGGTTCGCGCGAGCACAACCTGACGCTCCAGTACGAGGCACTCACGCGCTGGGCGACGGCTGAGGCCCCGGAGACGGGGGCCGCAGCGGCCAACTCGCCCGCTTCCACGGGTGCGTCGCGATGA
- a CDS encoding MFS transporter produces MNPPPESVTDPAVLPWLLAEEPAPEGATDRRPPPEPEPELPSPAAESAPAEAVVPLRRNRDYRLLWGGAGLSLLAGRATAVAYPLAVLWATKSPADAGLVGTALLLPQLVVQLPGGALVDRWDRRRIMLAAGTGQTLIAAAVAALLLTGHVWLWALLAAAFAEGTLGVLHQLAERAAVPAVVPREQISAAMTGNEARTRGAAIAGQPLGSGLITLGAAFPFVAAAVGQLASVICLFGVRGKLQQTREGPRQAIATEVREGLVWMWRQHFLRAVMASVAVSNILFQGLNLAVMTGIQAAGGSEFQVGVVLSLSGAGGLVGAITGGWFTERVSMRALVIGGLSVWALLMVPVAALRDPYALGAIFAASGYVGGVFNVAGGVYLVRIAPDGMRGRANSLAMLVGGGAMAAGPVAAGFALEALGPTSTILWLSAAMALTALTALLSPALRRGPFASTPEE; encoded by the coding sequence ATGAATCCGCCCCCCGAGTCCGTCACGGACCCCGCGGTCCTGCCCTGGCTGCTGGCCGAGGAGCCGGCGCCGGAAGGCGCCACGGACCGCAGGCCCCCGCCCGAGCCGGAACCTGAACTCCCCTCCCCGGCCGCCGAGTCGGCGCCGGCCGAGGCCGTCGTACCCCTGCGGCGCAACCGCGACTACCGCCTCCTGTGGGGCGGGGCCGGGCTCTCGCTGCTCGCGGGGCGGGCCACGGCCGTCGCGTACCCCCTGGCCGTGCTGTGGGCGACGAAGTCGCCGGCCGACGCCGGTCTGGTCGGCACCGCGCTGCTGCTCCCGCAGCTGGTGGTGCAACTGCCCGGCGGGGCGCTCGTCGACCGCTGGGACCGGCGCCGGATCATGCTGGCCGCCGGGACGGGACAGACGCTGATCGCCGCGGCCGTCGCGGCGCTGCTGCTGACCGGGCACGTCTGGCTGTGGGCGCTGCTGGCCGCGGCGTTCGCCGAGGGCACCCTCGGCGTCCTGCACCAACTGGCCGAGCGGGCCGCCGTGCCGGCCGTCGTACCGCGGGAGCAGATCTCCGCCGCGATGACCGGCAACGAGGCCCGTACCCGGGGCGCCGCGATCGCGGGCCAGCCGCTGGGCAGCGGGTTGATCACGCTGGGGGCCGCCTTCCCGTTCGTGGCCGCGGCCGTGGGGCAACTGGCTTCGGTGATCTGCCTGTTCGGGGTACGGGGCAAGCTCCAGCAGACCCGGGAAGGGCCCCGGCAGGCGATCGCGACGGAGGTCAGGGAGGGGCTCGTCTGGATGTGGCGCCAGCACTTCCTGCGCGCGGTGATGGCGTCGGTCGCGGTGTCCAACATCCTGTTCCAGGGGCTCAACCTGGCGGTCATGACCGGTATCCAGGCGGCGGGCGGGTCGGAGTTCCAGGTCGGCGTGGTGCTCTCGCTGAGCGGCGCGGGGGGCCTGGTGGGCGCGATCACGGGCGGCTGGTTCACCGAGCGCGTGTCGATGCGGGCCCTGGTCATCGGGGGCCTGAGCGTCTGGGCGCTGCTGATGGTCCCGGTGGCGGCGCTGCGCGACCCGTACGCGCTCGGTGCGATCTTCGCCGCGAGCGGTTACGTGGGGGGTGTGTTCAACGTGGCCGGCGGGGTGTATCTCGTCCGCATCGCCCCGGACGGGATGCGGGGCCGCGCCAACTCGCTGGCGATGCTGGTCGGCGGGGGAGCGATGGCGGCGGGTCCGGTGGCGGCGGGGTTCGCCCTGGAGGCGCTCGGCCCGACGAGCACGATCCTGTGGCTGAGCGCCGCCATGGCCCTGACGGCCCTGACGGCCCTGCTCTCACCCGCCCTGCGCCGCGGCCCGTTCGCGTCCACGCCGGAGGAATGA
- a CDS encoding ornithine carbamoyltransferase, with protein sequence MRHLISIDDLTDAELRGIASRGAEFSAGLAAPSAPLAGQVVGVYFAKTSTRTRTAFSSGSLRLGGSLIAYGPGDLQLNTGETTEDTGRVLSGMLDVLVARTAGPEAELRGWAAQDRMSVVNAMGAEEHPTQALTDLTTLVRHFGRIDGLRILYAGEGNNTAAALALALTRFPGVEFEVRTPPGYGLTASVLERAHARAARSGARLVERHDMDDLPEGFDVVYTTRWQTTGTSKPDADWRDIFAPFQVTAELWRTSPGAVFMHDLPAHRGEEVTADVLDGPRSIAFAQATNKMHSAMAVLEYVRAPAAVADPEPLSVRGVRDGLVAAR encoded by the coding sequence ATGCGTCACCTCATCTCCATCGACGACCTCACCGACGCGGAACTGCGGGGCATCGCCTCCCGGGGCGCCGAGTTCTCGGCCGGCCTGGCCGCCCCCTCCGCCCCGCTCGCCGGGCAGGTGGTCGGCGTCTACTTCGCGAAGACCTCCACCCGTACCCGTACCGCCTTCTCGTCCGGATCGCTGCGGCTCGGCGGATCCCTGATCGCGTACGGCCCCGGCGACCTCCAGCTCAACACCGGCGAGACCACGGAGGACACCGGACGGGTGCTCTCCGGGATGCTCGACGTCCTCGTCGCGCGGACGGCCGGACCCGAGGCGGAACTGCGCGGCTGGGCCGCCCAGGACCGGATGTCGGTCGTCAACGCCATGGGCGCCGAGGAGCACCCGACGCAGGCGCTGACCGATCTCACCACGCTGGTACGGCACTTCGGCCGGATCGACGGGCTGCGGATCCTGTACGCGGGGGAGGGCAACAACACGGCGGCGGCGCTGGCGCTCGCGCTGACCCGCTTCCCCGGCGTCGAGTTCGAGGTCCGTACCCCACCGGGCTACGGGCTCACCGCGTCCGTCCTGGAACGCGCGCACGCGCGGGCGGCCCGCTCGGGGGCCCGGCTGGTGGAGCGGCACGACATGGACGACCTGCCCGAGGGCTTCGACGTCGTCTACACCACCCGCTGGCAGACCACCGGCACCAGCAAGCCGGACGCCGACTGGCGGGACATCTTCGCCCCGTTCCAGGTCACGGCGGAGCTGTGGCGGACCAGCCCGGGAGCGGTGTTCATGCACGACCTGCCCGCCCACCGCGGCGAGGAGGTCACGGCGGACGTCCTGGACGGCCCCCGGAGCATCGCCTTCGCGCAGGCGACGAACAAGATGCACAGCGCGATGGCGGTCCTGGAGTACGTACGGGCCCCGGCGGCGGTGGCGGATCCCGAGCCGCTCTCCGTGCGGGGCGTGCGGGACGGACTGGTGGCCGCGCGATGA
- a CDS encoding non-ribosomal peptide synthetase, whose translation MTAPTAPTSPTGPAAPAGAPAPTAPTQQELRAQLLNRRLAGRAGRTGGAPARPAIPRADRTGPLELSAGQRQLWFLHQLDPDSPEYLLPMAYRLRGPLDPDTLRGAFDRLAAHHEILRTRYVLDGAEPRQIVDPPRPVDFTVTDLPGLDAAARDAEATAFTQARATETFDLATAHPLRVGVLRLADDDHVLVVVMHHIACDALTRPILLADLAALHRGERLPELPAQYADYAAWSLARQSGPAADRSLERWREQLAGLEPLALPTDRPRPAVRAWDGAAHGFDVPADVTTALRTLAQDSGATLFMVLLTAFQTLLGRYTGKQDVAVGTAVSARTRPELARMAGYAYNSLVLRARWDGDPAFTTVLGANRTTVLDAFDHQDTPFDRIADELEPGRDLSTTPLFQVMFDLAPGDGARGPDLPGITATPVAASGRIARFDLTMHLTEQDDGTLHGSLEYATALFDATTAARITGHYARLLAAVAAAPGTPLSDLEIIGPDERALLLDGPATPVGTAAPIDPAALRPVFETITEQAAATPFAVAARHGDTTLSYGRLDHQAEQLARRLVELGAGPDTMVGVLLDRSPQLVACLLGIWRAGAAYVPIDPEYPLPRVRHMLGTTGTRIVITQARYADRFEGTTTLLLDDPRERAVIGAARAELPRTYDLDQLAYVIHTSGSTGRPKGVLVTHRGLANYLTWTVGAYASAGTGGAPLFSSVAFDLGVPDLYAPLMTGQRVDLLPQDFDTADLGALLTEGAPYSFIKLTPGHLNLLEQQLTAGEIAHLAGLVIAAGDSFTATLATRWTEAAGPTGTRLAAEYGPTEITVGNSAYFVDEGITTELVPLGRALPNTTMYVLDDLLRPLPVGIPGEVWIGGIGLARGYAGRPDLTAERFLPDPYGPPGARLYRTGDLARVLPDGNLDFIARADHQVKLRGYRIEPGEIESALSAHPAVADAVALVREDSPGDQHLVAYLVAAEGADPQALTPAALRAHIGDTLPPYMVPSAYVTLPALPLTANGKLDRRALPAPGRAATAVGAHVEARDATERAVAEVWATVLGLDTVGVHDNFFDLGGDSIRAVSLVGALREAGWETTVRDIFEHRTVARLRAHLGEPRDTETPAVTPRFALIDEADRAVLPRDVTDAYPVSLTQAGMLVEMYGASPERRYHNITSFRIRDELPFDREAFQKAADLITERHEVMRTSFSLDGYSRPLQLVHAAASMPCVYDDLRHLPAGQRAEGLAEFADRDRERLFDLTTAPLMRMAVHLLDDESWWLSITECHPVIEGWSYHSQLMEMLRAYRALRTGAEPEPAPPLPAVRYADFVAGELRALDNPADRAHWERIVEGYERFDVPEGWADDAGPDERFRVDVPLGDTEAGLRALASAAEVPYKSVLHAAHSKVLSLLTRSGRFRGGMVADARPEEAGAERVSGMYLNSVPFPYETGAATWGELARQVFAREVELWPHRRFPMPAMRRPGGESHLIDVLFHYLDFHQVDTDLVDIMASRDDSPNEFRLVVGTPVPGHLSIASRTRTLSRGSAKRLAALYTAVLADMARTGADGDARGAFPDAYERRALEAPALPHSDIPADALAAFEARAAQSPRANALTYEAGSLTYGELDARANRMAHALRALGAGPETRVAVLLDRGPDLVAALLAVWKTGAAQVPVDPCTPDARIAHLGFTLGIASADHAERLGTVPVLVTDRITDDTPATPLGLTHDPDRLAYVLHTSGSTGEPKGVEISHRSLAHYLHWAVEEYASAGTGGAPWFTSVGFDLGLPALYAPLMTGQSVRLLPAAYAPQDFGAELLKGAPYSFVGLTPGHLTLLESQLTDAELGSLAALAICAGDAYPAAQAARVAARIPADGMRLAAEYGPTEATVAATATRVLPLGAQALGASDPGALAPEASASSAAAHPAEVGQAPGRPDATPTAATRPPAARPSGVRTGLQSADDLVAPVRARAPRSLVALGSPLPGVTLRLLDARLRPVPDGIVGEVYLGGEGLARGYAGQPGLTAAHFLPDPYGLPGTRLYRTGDLARRLPGGALEFMGRADDQVKIRGHRVEPAEAEAVLAADPAVREALVAAVDAADGGKRLAAWVVPAPGHPVSVPALRDRLRAVLPTAALPATITTVAELPLTAHGKRDRSALVARAATAADAPYLAPRTRTERLLAQVWADVLGLEQVGVRDHFRDLGGDSLLVPPLLLAARKAGLALDLATALRHPTVELLAQALDHGSPAAQDHRSPAAPDHHSSVQEGS comes from the coding sequence GTGACCGCACCGACCGCCCCGACCTCGCCGACCGGCCCCGCCGCCCCGGCCGGAGCACCCGCGCCCACCGCGCCCACGCAGCAGGAACTGCGCGCCCAGCTGCTCAACCGGCGCCTCGCCGGGCGCGCCGGGCGTACCGGCGGGGCGCCCGCCCGCCCCGCCATCCCGCGGGCCGACCGCACCGGACCGCTCGAACTGTCGGCGGGCCAGCGCCAGTTGTGGTTCCTCCACCAGCTCGACCCCGACAGCCCCGAGTACCTGCTGCCGATGGCCTACCGGCTGCGCGGACCGCTCGACCCCGACACCCTGCGCGGCGCCTTCGACCGCCTCGCGGCCCACCACGAGATCCTGCGCACCCGGTACGTCCTGGACGGCGCCGAACCACGCCAGATCGTCGACCCGCCGCGCCCCGTCGACTTCACCGTCACCGACCTGCCCGGCCTCGACGCGGCGGCCCGGGACGCCGAGGCGACCGCCTTCACGCAGGCCCGCGCCACGGAGACGTTCGACCTGGCCACCGCCCACCCGCTGCGCGTCGGAGTGCTGCGCCTGGCCGACGACGACCACGTCCTGGTCGTCGTCATGCACCACATCGCCTGCGACGCGCTGACCCGCCCCATCCTCCTGGCCGACCTGGCCGCGCTCCACCGGGGCGAGCGGCTGCCCGAACTGCCCGCGCAGTACGCCGACTACGCGGCCTGGTCCCTCGCCCGGCAGAGCGGCCCCGCCGCCGACCGGAGCCTGGAGCGGTGGCGCGAGCAGCTCGCCGGACTCGAACCGCTCGCCCTGCCCACCGACCGCCCCCGGCCCGCCGTGCGCGCCTGGGACGGCGCCGCCCACGGCTTCGACGTCCCCGCCGACGTCACCACCGCCCTGCGGACCCTCGCCCAGGACAGCGGCGCCACCCTCTTCATGGTGCTGCTCACCGCGTTCCAGACGCTCCTGGGCCGCTACACCGGCAAGCAGGACGTCGCGGTCGGTACGGCGGTCTCCGCCCGTACCCGCCCCGAACTGGCCCGCATGGCCGGATACGCCTACAACAGTCTCGTCCTGCGGGCCCGTTGGGACGGAGACCCGGCCTTCACCACCGTCCTCGGCGCCAACAGGACCACCGTCCTGGACGCCTTCGACCACCAGGACACCCCCTTCGACCGGATCGCCGACGAACTGGAACCCGGCCGCGACCTGTCCACCACCCCGCTCTTCCAGGTGATGTTCGACCTGGCACCCGGCGACGGAGCCCGCGGCCCCGACCTGCCGGGGATCACCGCGACCCCGGTCGCCGCGAGCGGGCGCATCGCCCGCTTCGACCTGACCATGCACCTCACCGAGCAGGACGACGGCACCCTCCACGGCAGCCTGGAGTACGCCACCGCGCTCTTCGACGCCACCACCGCCGCCCGGATCACCGGCCACTACGCCCGGCTCCTCGCCGCCGTCGCCGCCGCGCCCGGCACCCCCCTCTCCGACCTGGAGATCATCGGCCCGGACGAGCGCGCCCTGCTCCTGGACGGACCCGCGACCCCGGTCGGCACCGCCGCGCCGATCGACCCGGCCGCCCTGCGGCCCGTCTTCGAGACGATCACCGAACAGGCGGCGGCCACCCCGTTCGCCGTCGCCGCCCGGCACGGCGACACCACCCTCAGCTACGGCCGGCTCGACCACCAGGCCGAACAACTGGCGCGCCGCCTGGTCGAGTTGGGCGCGGGCCCCGACACCATGGTCGGCGTCCTCCTCGACCGCTCACCGCAACTCGTCGCCTGCCTGCTGGGCATCTGGCGGGCGGGCGCCGCGTACGTACCCATCGACCCGGAGTACCCGCTGCCGCGCGTACGGCACATGCTCGGCACCACCGGCACCCGGATCGTCATCACCCAGGCCCGGTACGCCGACCGCTTCGAGGGCACCACGACCCTCCTCCTCGACGACCCGCGCGAACGCGCCGTCATCGGGGCGGCCCGGGCCGAGCTGCCCCGTACGTACGACCTCGACCAACTCGCCTACGTCATCCACACCTCCGGCTCCACCGGCCGGCCCAAGGGCGTCCTCGTCACCCACCGCGGCCTCGCCAACTACCTCACCTGGACGGTCGGCGCGTACGCGAGCGCGGGCACCGGCGGCGCCCCCCTCTTCTCCTCGGTCGCCTTCGACCTCGGCGTACCCGACCTCTACGCGCCCCTGATGACCGGGCAGCGCGTCGACCTGCTCCCGCAGGACTTCGACACCGCCGACCTCGGCGCCCTGCTCACCGAAGGCGCCCCCTACTCCTTCATCAAGCTCACCCCCGGCCACCTCAACCTGCTCGAACAGCAGCTCACGGCAGGGGAGATCGCCCACCTGGCCGGCCTGGTCATCGCCGCCGGCGACTCCTTCACCGCCACCCTGGCCACCCGCTGGACCGAGGCCGCCGGGCCCACCGGCACCCGCCTCGCCGCCGAGTACGGCCCCACCGAGATCACCGTCGGGAACTCCGCGTACTTCGTGGACGAGGGGATCACCACCGAACTCGTCCCCCTCGGCCGCGCCCTGCCCAACACCACCATGTACGTCCTGGACGACCTGCTGCGCCCCCTGCCCGTCGGCATCCCCGGCGAGGTCTGGATCGGCGGCATCGGCCTCGCCCGGGGCTACGCGGGACGCCCCGACCTCACCGCCGAGCGCTTCCTGCCCGACCCGTACGGACCCCCCGGGGCCCGCCTCTACCGCACCGGCGACCTCGCCCGCGTCCTGCCCGACGGCAACCTCGACTTCATCGCCCGCGCCGACCACCAGGTCAAACTCCGCGGCTACCGCATCGAACCCGGCGAGATCGAGTCCGCCCTCAGCGCCCACCCCGCCGTCGCCGACGCGGTCGCGCTCGTCCGCGAGGACAGTCCCGGCGACCAGCACCTCGTCGCCTACCTCGTCGCCGCGGAAGGCGCCGACCCGCAGGCCCTCACCCCTGCCGCGCTGCGCGCCCACATCGGCGACACCCTGCCGCCGTACATGGTGCCCAGCGCCTACGTGACCCTCCCCGCCCTCCCGCTCACCGCCAACGGCAAGCTCGACCGCCGCGCCCTGCCCGCACCGGGCCGCGCCGCGACCGCCGTCGGCGCACACGTCGAGGCGCGGGACGCCACCGAGCGGGCCGTCGCCGAGGTCTGGGCGACCGTCCTCGGGCTCGACACCGTCGGCGTCCACGACAACTTCTTCGACCTGGGCGGCGACTCGATCCGGGCCGTCTCCCTCGTCGGCGCCCTGCGCGAGGCGGGCTGGGAGACCACCGTCCGCGACATCTTCGAACACCGCACCGTCGCCCGGCTCCGCGCCCACCTCGGCGAGCCCCGCGACACCGAAACCCCCGCCGTCACCCCCCGGTTCGCGCTGATCGACGAGGCCGACCGGGCCGTCCTGCCCCGCGACGTCACCGACGCCTACCCGGTGTCCCTCACCCAGGCCGGCATGCTCGTGGAGATGTACGGGGCCAGCCCCGAGCGCCGCTACCACAACATCACCTCCTTCCGGATCCGCGACGAACTCCCCTTCGACCGGGAGGCGTTCCAGAAGGCCGCCGACCTGATCACCGAACGCCACGAGGTGATGCGGACCTCCTTCTCCCTCGACGGCTACTCCCGGCCCCTCCAACTCGTCCACGCCGCCGCCTCGATGCCCTGCGTGTACGACGACCTGCGCCACCTGCCCGCCGGCCAACGCGCGGAAGGCCTCGCCGAGTTCGCCGACCGCGACCGCGAGCGGCTCTTCGACCTCACCACCGCGCCCCTGATGCGGATGGCCGTCCACCTCCTGGACGACGAGAGCTGGTGGCTCTCCATCACCGAGTGCCACCCCGTCATCGAGGGCTGGAGCTACCACTCCCAGCTCATGGAGATGCTCCGCGCCTACCGCGCCCTGCGCACCGGCGCCGAGCCCGAGCCCGCGCCGCCCCTGCCCGCCGTCCGCTACGCCGACTTCGTCGCCGGTGAGCTGCGCGCGCTCGACAACCCTGCGGACCGCGCCCACTGGGAGCGGATCGTCGAGGGGTACGAGCGGTTCGACGTCCCCGAGGGCTGGGCGGACGACGCGGGGCCCGACGAGCGCTTCCGCGTCGACGTCCCCCTCGGCGACACCGAGGCGGGCCTGCGCGCCCTGGCCTCCGCCGCGGAGGTCCCGTACAAGAGCGTCCTGCACGCCGCGCACAGCAAGGTGCTCTCGCTCCTCACCCGCTCCGGGCGCTTCCGCGGCGGCATGGTCGCCGACGCGCGCCCCGAGGAGGCCGGCGCCGAACGGGTCTCCGGGATGTACCTCAACTCCGTGCCCTTCCCGTACGAGACGGGCGCGGCCACCTGGGGCGAACTGGCCCGGCAGGTCTTCGCCCGCGAGGTCGAGCTGTGGCCGCACCGCCGCTTCCCGATGCCCGCGATGCGCAGGCCGGGCGGCGAGAGCCACCTCATCGACGTGCTCTTCCACTACCTGGACTTCCACCAGGTCGACACCGACCTCGTGGACATCATGGCCAGCCGGGACGACAGCCCCAACGAGTTCCGGCTCGTCGTCGGCACGCCGGTGCCGGGGCACCTCTCGATCGCCTCCCGCACCAGGACCCTGTCCCGGGGCAGCGCCAAGCGCCTCGCCGCCCTCTACACCGCCGTCCTCGCCGACATGGCCCGCACCGGCGCCGACGGCGACGCGCGCGGCGCCTTCCCCGACGCCTACGAGCGACGCGCCCTGGAGGCCCCCGCCCTGCCGCACTCCGACATCCCGGCCGACGCCCTGGCCGCCTTCGAGGCGCGCGCCGCGCAAAGCCCCCGGGCCAACGCCCTGACGTACGAGGCGGGTTCGCTCACGTACGGGGAGCTCGACGCCCGCGCCAACCGCATGGCCCACGCCCTGCGCGCGCTCGGCGCCGGACCCGAGACGCGGGTCGCGGTCCTGCTCGACCGGGGTCCCGACCTGGTGGCCGCGCTCCTCGCGGTGTGGAAGACCGGCGCCGCGCAGGTGCCCGTCGACCCCTGCACCCCGGACGCCCGGATCGCCCACCTCGGCTTCACCCTCGGGATCGCCTCGGCCGACCACGCGGAGCGCCTCGGCACGGTCCCGGTCCTCGTCACGGACCGGATCACCGACGACACCCCCGCGACCCCGCTCGGCCTCACCCACGACCCCGACCGGCTCGCGTACGTCCTGCACACCTCCGGGTCCACCGGGGAGCCCAAGGGCGTCGAGATCAGCCACCGCTCGCTCGCCCACTACCTGCACTGGGCGGTCGAGGAGTACGCGTCCGCCGGGACGGGCGGGGCGCCCTGGTTCACGTCCGTCGGCTTCGACCTGGGGCTGCCCGCCCTGTACGCGCCGCTGATGACCGGGCAGAGCGTCCGGCTGCTCCCGGCGGCGTACGCGCCGCAGGACTTCGGAGCCGAGCTCCTCAAGGGCGCCCCGTACTCGTTCGTCGGCCTCACGCCCGGCCATCTCACCCTGCTGGAGAGCCAGTTGACCGACGCCGAACTGGGCTCCCTGGCCGCGCTCGCGATCTGCGCGGGCGACGCCTACCCGGCGGCGCAGGCGGCCCGCGTCGCGGCCCGCATCCCGGCGGACGGCATGCGGCTGGCCGCCGAGTACGGCCCCACGGAGGCCACGGTCGCGGCTACGGCGACGCGTGTCCTGCCCTTGGGGGCCCAGGCTCTGGGCGCGTCGGACCCGGGCGCGCTGGCCCCGGAGGCCTCGGCTTCCTCGGCTGCCGCGCACCCGGCCGAGGTCGGCCAGGCTCCCGGGCGGCCGGACGCCACCCCTACAGCCGCCACCCGCCCACCCGCCGCCCGCCCCTCCGGGGTCCGTACCGGACTCCAGAGCGCCGACGACCTCGTCGCGCCCGTACGCGCCCGCGCGCCGCGCAGCCTCGTGGCGCTCGGATCGCCGCTCCCCGGGGTGACCCTGCGGCTGCTCGACGCGCGGCTGCGCCCCGTCCCCGACGGCATCGTCGGCGAGGTGTACCTGGGCGGCGAGGGCCTGGCCCGCGGCTATGCGGGCCAACCGGGCCTGACCGCCGCGCACTTCCTGCCCGACCCGTACGGCCTGCCCGGGACGCGCCTGTACCGCACCGGCGACCTGGCACGCCGACTGCCGGGCGGGGCGCTGGAGTTCATGGGCCGCGCCGACGACCAGGTCAAGATCCGGGGCCACCGCGTCGAACCGGCCGAGGCCGAGGCCGTCCTCGCCGCCGACCCGGCCGTACGGGAGGCGCTCGTCGCCGCCGTCGACGCGGCGGACGGCGGGAAGCGCCTGGCGGCCTGGGTGGTCCCGGCGCCCGGCCACCCCGTGTCCGTCCCCGCGCTGCGGGACCGGCTGCGCGCGGTGCTGCCCACGGCGGCGCTGCCCGCGACGATCACCACCGTCGCCGAACTGCCCCTCACCGCCCACGGGAAGCGCGACCGGTCCGCCCTCGTGGCGCGCGCCGCGACCGCCGCGGACGCCCCCTACCTGGCCCCGCGCACCCGGACCGAACGACTGCTCGCCCAGGTCTGGGCCGACGTCCTCGGCCTGGAACAGGTGGGCGTGCGGGACCACTTCAGGGACCTGGGCGGCGACTCGCTGCTCGTACCCCCGCTGCTGCTCGCGGCCCGGAAGGCCGGACTCGCCCTCGACCTGGCCACCGCACTGCGCCACCCCACGGTGGAACTCCTGGCCCAGGCACTGGACCACGGCTCCCCGGCCGCCCAGGACCACCGCTCCCCGGCCGCACCCGACCACCACTCCTCGGTTCAGGAAGGCTCATGA
- a CDS encoding Tat pathway signal sequence domain protein yields the protein MPLNTTNRRGVLKAAVGVAGAAAAVSVAGVLPAAAHGRPHRRRLPSIPGMVGDRWANEFWYEYDERFYYNPTPELVEAVDVITAPFGDFTQTDAAWAAARASGRYPRSFIELIKPNKDAFELLSRAQRDVYDEFYGGDPKGLLFAFQEFGQGVLFDPRRPAGNKVHMMNYTPPAFTHAYHRWHPFLAGFQLLNVDKHWWAHINRLAGTAWELQSIGQPVNDANDNKRLPRRTVDGVTRKWLRRDTRQIDKAFDSYPYPADIGRF from the coding sequence ATGCCGCTCAACACCACGAACCGGCGAGGCGTCCTCAAGGCTGCCGTCGGCGTCGCCGGCGCGGCGGCCGCGGTGTCGGTGGCCGGCGTGCTGCCGGCCGCCGCGCACGGCCGGCCGCACCGCCGCCGCCTCCCCTCCATCCCGGGCATGGTCGGCGACCGCTGGGCGAACGAGTTCTGGTACGAGTACGACGAGCGCTTCTACTACAACCCGACGCCCGAGCTGGTCGAGGCCGTCGACGTCATCACCGCGCCCTTCGGCGACTTCACGCAGACCGACGCCGCCTGGGCCGCCGCCCGCGCCAGCGGCCGCTACCCCCGCAGCTTCATCGAGCTGATCAAGCCCAACAAGGACGCCTTCGAGCTGCTGTCGCGGGCGCAGCGCGACGTGTACGACGAGTTCTACGGCGGCGACCCCAAGGGACTGCTCTTCGCGTTCCAGGAGTTCGGCCAGGGCGTCCTGTTCGACCCGCGCCGCCCGGCCGGCAACAAGGTCCACATGATGAACTACACGCCGCCCGCCTTCACCCACGCGTACCACCGCTGGCACCCCTTCCTCGCCGGCTTCCAGCTGCTCAACGTGGACAAGCACTGGTGGGCGCACATCAACCGCCTTGCGGGCACGGCCTGGGAGCTCCAGTCCATCGGGCAGCCGGTCAACGACGCCAACGACAACAAGCGCCTGCCGCGGCGCACGGTGGACGGCGTGACCCGCAAGTGGCTGCGCCGCGACACGCGCCAGATCGACAAGGCCTTCGACAGCTACCCGTACCCGGCCGACATCGGCCGTTTCTAG